A stretch of the Planifilum fulgidum genome encodes the following:
- a CDS encoding DsbA family oxidoreductase, whose translation MALKIRVYSDYVUPFCFIAEVPLKEAVRGKDVDVEWMPFELRPEPQPTLRPEGEYLKNAWKNTVYPLAERFGVKMVLPRVSPQPHTRLAFEGYQYAKEHGKGEVYNHRMFTAFFQEEKDIGDIHVLTELAEELGLDGEDFRKALETGRYREEHRKALRHAYEEMNIQAVPTFVIGSRVLTGLYDADVLERVIEEELSRRSGKTRGGFACDADGCD comes from the coding sequence ATGGCGCTGAAGATTCGCGTTTACTCGGACTACGTGTGACCCTTCTGTTTCATCGCGGAGGTTCCGCTGAAGGAAGCCGTCCGGGGAAAAGATGTGGACGTGGAGTGGATGCCCTTCGAACTCAGACCCGAGCCACAGCCGACGCTGCGGCCGGAAGGGGAATATCTTAAAAACGCCTGGAAAAACACGGTCTATCCCCTTGCTGAACGCTTCGGCGTAAAAATGGTCCTCCCCCGGGTGTCCCCCCAACCGCACACCCGCCTCGCCTTTGAGGGATATCAATACGCCAAGGAGCACGGAAAGGGAGAAGTATACAATCACCGGATGTTCACCGCCTTTTTCCAGGAGGAAAAGGATATCGGCGACATCCATGTTCTGACGGAGCTGGCAGAGGAGTTGGGTTTGGACGGGGAGGATTTCCGCAAAGCCTTGGAAACGGGTAGATATCGGGAAGAACATCGGAAAGCCCTCCGCCATGCCTACGAGGAAATGAATATCCAGGCCGTGCCCACCTTCGTCATCGGCAGCCGGGTGTTGACGGGCCTCTATGATGCGGACGTCCTGGAACGGGTGATCGAGGAGGAA